A genomic stretch from Lathyrus oleraceus cultivar Zhongwan6 chromosome 2, CAAS_Psat_ZW6_1.0, whole genome shotgun sequence includes:
- the LOC127119008 gene encoding CRS2-associated factor 2, mitochondrial isoform X1, translated as MRNQSLFSFPTRCHRFFSQSVTHDLYDPPFSPFGKGDGSANLPLKSDLPFHFRYSYSETDPSIKPISFRESPKFSPFGPSRLDRKWTGTSAPVNHPVDLNRIQEERNRILGAPLEDHEVSQLVERYRHSDCSRQINLGKGGVTHNTLDDIHNHWKKAEAVRIKCLGVPTLDMNNICFHLEDKSGGKIIYRIINILLLYRGRHYDPTKRPLIPLMLWKPYAPIYPKLVNNVIQTLTHHQTKQLRNKGFNSHPLIKLTRNGVYVNVVERVREAFKTEEVVRLDCTHVGTTDCKKIGVKLRDLVPCVPILFKDEQIIIWRGNLDQEQPSDP; from the exons ATGAGGAACCAGTCTCTGTTTTCCTTCCCGACCCGTTGTCATCGCTTTTTCTCCCAATCCGTTACCCACGACCTATACGACCCGCCGTTCTCTCCCTTTGGAAAAGGAGATGGTTCCGCGAATCTACCTCTCAAATCGGATCTTCCATTCCACTTCAGATACTCGTATTCAGAAACCGACCCCTCCATTAAACCCATCAGCTTCCGCGAATCGCCCAAATTCTCTCCATTCGGCCCATCCCGCCTGGACCGCAAGTGGACTGGTACCTCTGCCCCGGTCAATCATCCAGTCGACCTCAACAGAATTCAAGAGGAGCGTAACAGGATTCTGGGAGCCCCGCTAGAGGACCACGAGGTCTCCCAACTGGTGGAACGCTACCGTCACAGCGACTGCTCTAGACAAATCAATTTAGGGAAGGGTGGAGTCACTCACAACACCTTGGATGACATCCATAACCATTGGAAGAAGGCCGAAGCTGTGAGGATTAAGTGCTTGGGTGTGCCAACTCTAGACATGAACAATATTTGCTTCCATCTTGAGGACAAATCTGGTGGCAAAATCATCTACAGAATCATCAATATACTCCTCTTGTACAGAGGACGTCATTATGACCCCACTAAACGTCCACTCATACCGCTAATGCTGTGGAAGCCTTATGCACCGATATATCCTAAACTCGTCAACAATGTCATCCAAACCCTCACGCACCATCAAACTAAACAATTGAGAAATAAGGGATTCAACTCTCATCCTCTCATCAAACTCA CAAGAAATGGTGTTTATGTGAATGTAGTGGAGAGGGTCAGGGAGGCTTTTAAGACTGAAGAGGTTGTTAGACTGGACTGCACTCATGTTGGTACAACTGACTGCAAAAAGATTGGAGTCAAGCTAAGG GATTTAGTGCCATGTGTCCCTATCTTGTTCAAGGATGAACAGATAATCATTTGGAGAGGAAATTTAGATCAAGAACAGCCTTCAGACCCATAA
- the LOC127119008 gene encoding CRS2-associated factor 2, mitochondrial isoform X2, whose product MRNQSLFSFPTRCHRFFSQSVTHDLYDPPFSPFGKGDGSANLPLKSDLPFHFRYSYSETDPSIKPISFRESPKFSPFGPSRLDRKWTGTSAPVNHPVDLNRIQEERNRILGAPLEDHEVSQLVERYRHSDCSRQINLGKGGVTHNTLDDIHNHWKKAEAVRIKCLGVPTLDMNNICFHLEDKSGGKIIYRIINILLLYRGRHYDPTKRPLIPLMLWKPYAPIYPKLVNNVIQTLTHHQTKQLRNKGFNSHPLIKLTRNGVYVNVVERVREAFKTEEVVRLDCTHVGTTDCKKIGVKLRHRI is encoded by the exons ATGAGGAACCAGTCTCTGTTTTCCTTCCCGACCCGTTGTCATCGCTTTTTCTCCCAATCCGTTACCCACGACCTATACGACCCGCCGTTCTCTCCCTTTGGAAAAGGAGATGGTTCCGCGAATCTACCTCTCAAATCGGATCTTCCATTCCACTTCAGATACTCGTATTCAGAAACCGACCCCTCCATTAAACCCATCAGCTTCCGCGAATCGCCCAAATTCTCTCCATTCGGCCCATCCCGCCTGGACCGCAAGTGGACTGGTACCTCTGCCCCGGTCAATCATCCAGTCGACCTCAACAGAATTCAAGAGGAGCGTAACAGGATTCTGGGAGCCCCGCTAGAGGACCACGAGGTCTCCCAACTGGTGGAACGCTACCGTCACAGCGACTGCTCTAGACAAATCAATTTAGGGAAGGGTGGAGTCACTCACAACACCTTGGATGACATCCATAACCATTGGAAGAAGGCCGAAGCTGTGAGGATTAAGTGCTTGGGTGTGCCAACTCTAGACATGAACAATATTTGCTTCCATCTTGAGGACAAATCTGGTGGCAAAATCATCTACAGAATCATCAATATACTCCTCTTGTACAGAGGACGTCATTATGACCCCACTAAACGTCCACTCATACCGCTAATGCTGTGGAAGCCTTATGCACCGATATATCCTAAACTCGTCAACAATGTCATCCAAACCCTCACGCACCATCAAACTAAACAATTGAGAAATAAGGGATTCAACTCTCATCCTCTCATCAAACTCA CAAGAAATGGTGTTTATGTGAATGTAGTGGAGAGGGTCAGGGAGGCTTTTAAGACTGAAGAGGTTGTTAGACTGGACTGCACTCATGTTGGTACAACTGACTGCAAAAAGATTGGAGTCAAGCTAAGG CACAGGATTTAG